The DNA segment CACCGTCCTGGAGCGCGGGCCGTGGCTGGAGAGCAAGGAGTTCGAGCACGACTACAAGCTCGGCTCCTCCTACACCCGGGTGTTCGACTTCACGGTCGGGGACGGCATGAGCATCCTCGGCGGGAACTGCGTGGGCGGCGGCAGCGTCGTCTACTTCGCCGCCATGCCCCGGGCACCCCGGTTCGTCTTCGACCGGCAGGGGTCCATCGGGCGACGGATGTGGCCGGGAGCGGTGAGCCGCGACACGCTGGACCCCTGGTACGACCGGGTCGAGGAGTCCCTCTCCATCACCAAGCAGAACTGGAACGACGTCAGTTACGCCGGTGGCCTGTGGGCCGCGGCCTGCAACCACTCCGGCCGCACCGCCAACCCGCTCGCCGTGGCCATAGACAACACCAAGTGCGTGAACTGCAACTGGATGATGGCCGGCTGCCGCTTCGAGGCCAAGCAGTCCCTGCTGGTCAACTATCTGCCTGCCGCCATCGCCCACGGTGCCCGCATCAGGCCCCTGCACGAGGTGCAGCACCTCTCGCGCACGCCCGACGGCTCCTACCGGGTGCACTACAACGTCGTGCACGACGACGACTACCGCCTCCAGGCCGGCAGCGGCGTCATCGAGGCGAAGATCGTCGTCATGGCAGCCGGCGCGGGTGCGACACCGGTCATCCTTCAGCGCAGCGAGGCGCACCTGGGCACGATGCCCCGGGCGGTCGGCCGCTACTTCTCCGGCAACGGCGAGCGGCTCAACACCGCCGTCATCGACGAGGCGAAGGCGGCCGAACTGTTCGGCCTGGAGCGCGGCGACGGACTGGCCTACGCCGCCAACCACATCGGCAAGGGTCCCACCGTGGCCAGCTGGGACAAGCTGGACGGCTCGCTGCCCGAATACTCCCGCTACTCCCTGGAGCAGCTCTACTTCCCGCCGGGTCTCGGCACGATCCTCGCGCAGGTGCCCGGTGCCACCGGACCGTCCTGGTTCGGCAAGGAGAAGAAGGAGATCCTGAAGCAGTGGGCGTCCTGGCTCACGATCTTCACGATGATCGAGGACGACAACGAAGGGGTCTTCGGCCCGCCGCCGGCGACGGGCAACTCCCACCGCATCTCGCAGCAGATGCTCGGCCGGGGCAACCTCCGGTACGAGCCGACGAAGAACACCCTGGGCGCCTGGGCCGCCTCGGACGCCGAGGTCAAGGAGATCCTGGAGAAGGACGGCCTGGCCAAGGTCATGCCGTGGACCAACGACCTGGTCGGCGCCTACACCGTCCACCCGCTCTCCTCCTGCCGGATGGGCGACGACCCGCACACCTCCGCCCTGGACGACCGCAACGAGCTCCGCGACCATCCGGGAATCTTCGTCACGGACGGATCCGCCGTCCCCGGCGCGCTGACGGTCAACCCCGCGATGACCATCGCCGCGCTCGCCGAGCGCGCGGTGCCGGGGATCGTGCAGGCCGCGCAGCGCCGGGGGATCTCCGTCACCTACGGCGCGCCGGCCCCCGACGGCTCGGCGAGCGGCCGCAAGAACGTGCTGCCGCTGCTGCCGTCGGCCCGCGGCTGATCACGCGCGCCCGGTCGGGCGCGCCCGCGTCCGCGCTTCCCTCCCGAGCCGAGCGGCCGCCCCGGAGGCGCCCGCGACCAGTGGGTTGTTTCACGCAACCCGGTGCGCAGACCGGCCCCGACAACCTACGGACGACCATGGAGGGTACAGACCGATGACCGCGACGACCCCTGACTACTTCGAGTACAGCCACACCGTCGGCTTCGAGGAGACGAACCTCGTCGGCAACGTCTACTACGTGAACTACCTGCGGTGGCAGGGGCGTTGCCGGGAGCTCTTCCTCAAGGAGAAGGCGCCCTCCGTCCTCGCCGAGGTGCAGGACGACCTCAAGCTCTTCACCCTCAAGGTGGACTGCGAGTTCTTCGCAGAGATCACCGCCTTCGACGAGCTGTCGATCCGGATGAGGCTCTCGGAACTGCGCCAGACCCAGCTGGAGTTCACCTTCGACTACATACAGGTGACCGAGAACGGCGGCGAGATCCTGGTGGCGCGCGGGCGGCAGCGGATCGCCTGCATGCGCGGCCCCAACACCGCGACCGTTCCGACCCTGATCCCCGAGGCCCTGGCCGAGGCGCTCGCGCCGTACGCCGCCCGGGGCGGCTCCCACGTGGTCCGCGCCGCGTAGCCGCACTCCGCGCACGTCAGCCCGTCGGCCGGCGGGTCGTTTCACGGCAGTCCATGCCCGACTTCGGAACACCTGTGTGAAGGAGAGAGAGAAATGAACACGCTCGAAGACGTTCTCAAGCACCTGGCCACCGACATCGATGAGCTCGCGCAGATGGTCGAGAAGATTGACGACGACGCCTGGAGCACCGCGACTCCCGCACCCGGCTGGACCGTCGCCGACCAGATCGCACACCTCACCTTCGTCTTCCATCTGGCCAGGACCGCCGCCGCCGCACCGGAGGAGTTCAAGGCCGTCACCACCGCCGCGGCCGGGAACTTCGACGGGGCGGTGAACGCGGCCCTCAAGCAGTTCAACAGCTTCCCGCCCCAGCAGCTGCTCGCCCGTTTCCGGGCCCTGGGCGAGGCCTCCGTCGGGGCGCTGGGCGCGGTGCCCGCCGGCCAGATCGTCCCGTGGCTCGTCAACCCGCTGCCGCCCGTGGTCCTGAGCTGCGCGGGGATCATGGAGGTGTTCGCCCACGGCCAGGACATCGCCGATGCCCTGGGGGTTCACCGAGTGCCCACCGAGCGGCTGCGCAACATCATGGACTTCGCCTGGCTGACCCGGGACTTCGGCTACGAGTCCCACGGTCTGACCCCGCCGGCCGAACCGTTCCGCTTCGAGCTCACCGCCCCCTCCGGCGAGCTGTGGACGGTCGGCCCCGAGGACGCCACCGAGACGATCAGCGGTCCCGCGCACGACTTCTGCCTGCTGGTGACCCGGCGCCGCCACCGTGACGATCTCGCGCTCTCCGCGTCGGGGCAGGAGGCGGACCGCTGGCTGGACATCGCACAGGCCTACCGCGGACCGGCGGGCCAGGGCCGTACGCCCGGCCAGTTCGCGGCCGCCGGGAACTGAGCAGCGGACCGGGGGCGGTTCCCCGGGACCGGGGCCGCGGCCCGTCCGCTCAGTACAGCTGGTGGGCGGGGGCCCCGGCCGGCCCGCGGTCCAGGCCGATGTCGGCCAGGGCACTGAGCACCATCGGCGGGTTGTCGGCCAGCCGCCGCATCAAGGGGAGCCACCAGTTCGTGCCGTAGGTCGCGTGGATACGGCACGGCCGGCCCGCCGCCCGGTGGCGGCGCAGCGTTTCGGGCTGGACGCCGTACAGCATCTCGATGTCCTGGACGTGTTCCAGCAGCCCGCGCTCCTTCGCCGCGGCGAGGACCTCCGCGTCCTGAGTGGCCAGGCTCAACCGGACTCCTCTGTCCAGGAGGAGCTCCGCGAGGTCGAGGTAGCGGTCGTCGAGTGCCGGACCCCGCGCCAGTGCGACGTCGGACGCTTCGGGAGAAGTGCCCTTCACCAGGCGTACGGTGCGGCCCGGCCCCGCCACCGTTAAGGCGTCGTCCTTGGTGCGGTGCAGGTGTGCCTGAAGGGTGACGCCCAGGTTGCCGTACCGGCCGCCCAGCGCTTCCAGGACGGCCAGGACGGTATCGACGTCGCCGGGGCCGTCCGTGTCCAGTACGACCTCGCTTCCCCGGAGCGCTCCGGACGCCGCGATCCGGCCGGTGTTGCGCAGGGCGGCCTCCGCCGAATGGGCGAGGCCGATCCGGGAGAGGTCCAGTCCGATCCGGTCGGGGGCCGGTTCGTGGGCGAGCAGCCCCAGGTACTCCTCGACCACGCCTTCGGCACGGGCGGAGTCGGCGACTCCCTGGTCGGGGCCGGTGAACTCGGCGCTCACCCGGTAGCCCTTGGCACGCAGCCGTGCGGACTGTTCGAAGAACCCGGCCCTGTCGGGGGCGAGCACGTAGCGCCTGGCGGCAGGGGAGAGCATGTCCCGCAGTGCAGAGGAGGGTGCGGTGAAGGCGGTCTGGCACCGCGCGTCGTCGGCAAGCCGGCGCAGCCCCTCGGCGGCTGCCTCCACCAGGGCTCGCTGGGACATCTCGTGGTTCACGGCAGAGCCTCGGCTTTCTTCTCGGTGGGATCCCCTGAGGCCGCGGCCGGCATGCCGACCGCGGGTGCGAGCGGCCTCGCGTCCGCCCCCGCTCCGCAGGCGCCTGGAGGGGTTCGTGGCGAGGCGGTTCGTGGTCCGCTCACGCCTCCGTTCCGCTGCACCCCGGTCGTGTACGAGAGGCACGTCCTGCACGCGGGATCTTTTGGCAAATTATTGCCAAAAGAATGCCGACTCAACATCCCGTTATCGCGCGAGCATCGGCAGGCGTTCTCGCCGATCAGCCCAATGATCCCCATGATGGCCGCCTGGAGTCAGAGAAGGGTACCGACTTTGCATACCAGCATGTTTCCCATGGGTAGGCAAGTCGTTGCCATGTTAATCGACAAGTTTGGCAATTTAGTGTCTAGCGCGAGGTGCGCGTGTATAAGCAGCCGCAGGAACGGAGGCAGGCAACCATGACAGTGCCGAGGAGGAACGCACGTCAGTACCGCGCGAAGGGGTCGGTGCCGGAACCGGAGACAGCGTCAGCCCCCGGCGTCGTCCCGCACTTTCCCGCGTGCCCGCATGAGGCACTCCGCCGCGAGCCGCCGGATCTCGGCGGCGAGGTTCATGTTGGAGTTCTCCTGCACCTGCTCGGCCAGGAGCTGGAGCCCCGTCAGCCACTCGTCCTCCTCGCCGCCCAGGACGCTCAGCTGATGGCCGAGAACCTCCAGGCGGATCCGGCTCTGGTACGGCAGCCGGAGCTCGGTCCTGCCGAGTCGCTCCAGCAACGCGCGCGCGTCCGCGAAACGGCCTTCGTGGAGGAAGGCGAGGCGAGCCCGCAGCGCGGTGAGGGACTGCTCCCTGCCGTCACCGGCGGGAACCGGCATGTGGGACCCGGCGCGGCGGGGAGCGGCGAGGGCGACGACGGCCGGCCCGGCGACGTACGGGAGTTCATGATCGGGGTGTGGAGCGAGCTCCTCGGCCGCTCGGACCTGACCGAGCATTCGGACTTCTTCGCGCGCGGCGGGGACGCCCTCCTGATCACCCGTCTGGTGCGCAGGATCGCCGAGAGGTTCGGCGTCGCGGTGTCGCTGCGCGAGCTGTCGCGGCGCAACCTCGGCGACCAGGTTGCGCTGGTGCACGCCTCGCGGCTGCGCTCGGCCCGGCGTGCCGCCCCTCGGCCCGCCGTGACCGTCGGTGACATCCGCAGGGTGCTGATGCGGGAATGGGGCGACCTGCTCGGCTTCCCGGACCCCTCGGAGGGTGCCGACTTCTTCGAGCACGGCGGGGACTCCCTGCTGATCACCCGTCTGGTGCGCAGGATCGACAGAGAGCTCGGTGTCGCGCTGCCCGTGCGCGACATGCTGGCCGCCCCGACCCTCGCCGAACAGACGTCGCTGCTCGCCGGCTTGATCGCGGGAGCCGACCGCTCCGTCTCCACACTCCACCGACAGTCCGACTGATACCCAGGCAAGTTGCCAAAGTCTGGCATATCGTTGCCACTGCGAGTGCGATTCACTAGCTTCCCAGCATCACGAGGTCTCATCGTCCCGCGGCCACGCCGCCCTCGCTAGG comes from the Streptomyces finlayi genome and includes:
- a CDS encoding FAD-dependent oxidoreductase, with the translated sequence MSTTAERTDVLVIGSGFGGAIAAYHLAAGGADVTVLERGPWLESKEFEHDYKLGSSYTRVFDFTVGDGMSILGGNCVGGGSVVYFAAMPRAPRFVFDRQGSIGRRMWPGAVSRDTLDPWYDRVEESLSITKQNWNDVSYAGGLWAAACNHSGRTANPLAVAIDNTKCVNCNWMMAGCRFEAKQSLLVNYLPAAIAHGARIRPLHEVQHLSRTPDGSYRVHYNVVHDDDYRLQAGSGVIEAKIVVMAAGAGATPVILQRSEAHLGTMPRAVGRYFSGNGERLNTAVIDEAKAAELFGLERGDGLAYAANHIGKGPTVASWDKLDGSLPEYSRYSLEQLYFPPGLGTILAQVPGATGPSWFGKEKKEILKQWASWLTIFTMIEDDNEGVFGPPPATGNSHRISQQMLGRGNLRYEPTKNTLGAWAASDAEVKEILEKDGLAKVMPWTNDLVGAYTVHPLSSCRMGDDPHTSALDDRNELRDHPGIFVTDGSAVPGALTVNPAMTIAALAERAVPGIVQAAQRRGISVTYGAPAPDGSASGRKNVLPLLPSARG
- a CDS encoding acyl-CoA thioesterase, giving the protein MTATTPDYFEYSHTVGFEETNLVGNVYYVNYLRWQGRCRELFLKEKAPSVLAEVQDDLKLFTLKVDCEFFAEITAFDELSIRMRLSELRQTQLEFTFDYIQVTENGGEILVARGRQRIACMRGPNTATVPTLIPEALAEALAPYAARGGSHVVRAA
- a CDS encoding TIGR03084 family metal-binding protein, with product MNTLEDVLKHLATDIDELAQMVEKIDDDAWSTATPAPGWTVADQIAHLTFVFHLARTAAAAPEEFKAVTTAAAGNFDGAVNAALKQFNSFPPQQLLARFRALGEASVGALGAVPAGQIVPWLVNPLPPVVLSCAGIMEVFAHGQDIADALGVHRVPTERLRNIMDFAWLTRDFGYESHGLTPPAEPFRFELTAPSGELWTVGPEDATETISGPAHDFCLLVTRRRHRDDLALSASGQEADRWLDIAQAYRGPAGQGRTPGQFAAAGN
- a CDS encoding acyl carrier protein, with translation MGPGAAGSGEGDDGRPGDVREFMIGVWSELLGRSDLTEHSDFFARGGDALLITRLVRRIAERFGVAVSLRELSRRNLGDQVALVHASRLRSARRAAPRPAVTVGDIRRVLMREWGDLLGFPDPSEGADFFEHGGDSLLITRLVRRIDRELGVALPVRDMLAAPTLAEQTSLLAGLIAGADRSVSTLHRQSD